A single region of the Chrysoperla carnea chromosome 5, inChrCarn1.1, whole genome shotgun sequence genome encodes:
- the LOC123301681 gene encoding hexokinase type 2-like isoform X3, which yields MRPKTNVLLSSYNQNGNLTNGVTSTASPSPPAVYSNIAENNNIVDVTKEIREHCQVWIMSDEQNKKQGELFLDNIKRGLGKDTHAKAITKCFVTYVTDLPDGTEQGKILALDLGGTNFRVLMIELKGKGQPDMTSEIYAIPQEIMTGPGVNLFDHIATCLGDFIKNHKLEDQVLPLGFTFSFPLKQQGLKKGVLERWTKGFSCDGVVGQEVVGMLETAINKAGLQNVQTTALINDTTGALINCASIKHDCKIALIVGTGTNACYVERIENAECYEGDKTGVTHVIINCESGAFGDDGCLEFMRNEYDETVDANSINPKLQLFEKMISGMYLGELVRLTAKKAIEKGILFDGKSSDKFDERNSFETKFVSDIESETRGTFTECHAILASLGLGNATDQDCANLRYICEVVTARAAHIVSVNLATLINKIVRESDKGLSETVTVGIDGSVYRFHPKFHDLMMKKMSQLVTPGVKFGITLSEDGSGIGAAIIAASAAAKKRIGN from the exons ATACGAGAACATTGTCAAGTATGGATAATGTCagatgaacaaaataaaaaacaaggcgaattatttttagataacatAAAACGTGGTTTAGGAAAAGATACACATGCAAAAGCaatcacaaaatgttttgtcACTTACGTAACAGATTTACCAGATGGCAcag aacAAGGAAAAATTCTAGCATTGGATTTAGGTGGTACGAATTTCCGAGttttaatgattgaattaaaaggTAAAGGTCAACCTGATATGACATCTGAAATTTATGCTATACCACAAGAAATAATGACTGGACCCGGGGTTAAT TTATTCGATCATATTGCAACTTGTTTAggcgattttatcaaaaatcacaaattagAAGACCAAGTATTACCTTTAGGATTTACATTCAGTTTTCCATTAAAGCAACAGGGCTTAAAGAAAGGTGTTTTAGAACGTTGGACAAAAGGTTTCAGTTGTGATGGTGTTGTTGGTCAGGAAGTCGTAGGAATGTTAGAAACTGCTATTAATAAAGCT GGATTACAAAATGTACAAACAACTGCATTAATAAATGATACAACAGGCGCATTAATTAATTGTGCCAGTATAAAACATGACTGTAAAATAGCTTTAATAGTTG GAACTGGTACAAATGCTTGTTACGTAGAAAGAATTGAAAATGCAGAATGTTATGAAGGTGATAAAACTGGGGTAACTCATGTAATTATCAATTGTGAATCGGGTGCATTTGGTGACGATGGATGCTTAGAATTTATGCGAAATGAATATGATGAGACTGTTGATGCCAATTCAATAAatccaaaattgcaattatttgaaaagatGATATCTGGAATGTATTTGGGTGAATTAGTACGGCTAACAGCAAAAAAAGCTATTGAAAAGGGAATACTCTTTGATGGTAAATCATCTGATAAATTTGATGAACGCAATTCATTTGAAACTAAATTTGTATCAGACATTGAGAGTGAAACCAGAGGCACTTTTACCGAATGTCATGCAATCTTAGCATCATTAGGATTAGGAAATGCTACAGATCAA GACTGTGCAAATTTGCGATATATTTGTGAAGTTGTAACAGCTAGAGCTGCACATATAGTCTCAGTAAACTTAGCaacattaatcaataaaatcgtACGTGAAAGTGATAAAGGTTTAAGTGAAACGGTTACAGTTGGTATTGATGGTTCTGTATACCGATTTCATCCCAAGTTTCATGATCTTATGATGAAGAAAATGTCTCAATTAGTTACACCTGGTGTTAAA tttGGTATTACATTGTCGGAAGATGGTAGTGGAATTGGAGCAGCCATTATTGCAGCTTCTGCTGCAGCAAAGAAAAGAATAGGAAATTGA
- the LOC123301681 gene encoding hexokinase type 2-like isoform X6, whose amino-acid sequence MGLTHKEATREIREHCQVWIMSDEQNKKQGELFLDNIKRGLGKDTHAKAITKCFVTYVTDLPDGTEQGKILALDLGGTNFRVLMIELKGKGQPDMTSEIYAIPQEIMTGPGVNLFDHIATCLGDFIKNHKLEDQVLPLGFTFSFPLKQQGLKKGVLERWTKGFSCDGVVGQEVVGMLETAINKAGLQNVQTTALINDTTGALINCASIKHDCKIALIVGTGTNACYVERIENAECYEGDKTGVTHVIINCESGAFGDDGCLEFMRNEYDETVDANSINPKLQLFEKMISGMYLGELVRLTAKKAIEKGILFDGKSSDKFDERNSFETKFVSDIESETRGTFTECHAILASLGLGNATDQDCANLRYICEVVTARAAHIVSVNLATLINKIVRESDKGLSETVTVGIDGSVYRFHPKFHDLMMKKMSQLVTPGVKFDIMLSHDGSGRGAALIAAVASKLKQNVSN is encoded by the exons atggGTTTAACACATAAAGAAGCTACACGCGag ATACGAGAACATTGTCAAGTATGGATAATGTCagatgaacaaaataaaaaacaaggcgaattatttttagataacatAAAACGTGGTTTAGGAAAAGATACACATGCAAAAGCaatcacaaaatgttttgtcACTTACGTAACAGATTTACCAGATGGCAcag aacAAGGAAAAATTCTAGCATTGGATTTAGGTGGTACGAATTTCCGAGttttaatgattgaattaaaaggTAAAGGTCAACCTGATATGACATCTGAAATTTATGCTATACCACAAGAAATAATGACTGGACCCGGGGTTAAT TTATTCGATCATATTGCAACTTGTTTAggcgattttatcaaaaatcacaaattagAAGACCAAGTATTACCTTTAGGATTTACATTCAGTTTTCCATTAAAGCAACAGGGCTTAAAGAAAGGTGTTTTAGAACGTTGGACAAAAGGTTTCAGTTGTGATGGTGTTGTTGGTCAGGAAGTCGTAGGAATGTTAGAAACTGCTATTAATAAAGCT GGATTACAAAATGTACAAACAACTGCATTAATAAATGATACAACAGGCGCATTAATTAATTGTGCCAGTATAAAACATGACTGTAAAATAGCTTTAATAGTTG GAACTGGTACAAATGCTTGTTACGTAGAAAGAATTGAAAATGCAGAATGTTATGAAGGTGATAAAACTGGGGTAACTCATGTAATTATCAATTGTGAATCGGGTGCATTTGGTGACGATGGATGCTTAGAATTTATGCGAAATGAATATGATGAGACTGTTGATGCCAATTCAATAAatccaaaattgcaattatttgaaaagatGATATCTGGAATGTATTTGGGTGAATTAGTACGGCTAACAGCAAAAAAAGCTATTGAAAAGGGAATACTCTTTGATGGTAAATCATCTGATAAATTTGATGAACGCAATTCATTTGAAACTAAATTTGTATCAGACATTGAGAGTGAAACCAGAGGCACTTTTACCGAATGTCATGCAATCTTAGCATCATTAGGATTAGGAAATGCTACAGATCAA GACTGTGCAAATTTGCGATATATTTGTGAAGTTGTAACAGCTAGAGCTGCACATATAGTCTCAGTAAACTTAGCaacattaatcaataaaatcgtACGTGAAAGTGATAAAGGTTTAAGTGAAACGGTTACAGTTGGTATTGATGGTTCTGTATACCGATTTCATCCCAAGTTTCATGATCTTATGATGAAGAAAATGTCTCAATTAGTTACACCTGGTGTTAAA TTTGACATAATGTTATCACATGACGGAAGTGGACGGGGTGCTGCTCTAATAGCTGCTGTAGCGtcaaaacttaaacaaaacGTATCGaattaa
- the LOC123301681 gene encoding hexokinase type 2-like isoform X1, whose translation MRPKTNVLLSSYNQNGNLTNGVTSTASPSPPAVYSNIAENNNIVDVTKEIREHCQVWIMSDEQNKKQGELFLDNIKRGLGKDTHAKAITKCFVTYVTDLPDGTEQGKILALDLGGTNFRVLMIELKGKGQPDMTSEIYAIPQEIMTGPGVNLFDHIATCLGDFIKNHKLEDQVLPLGFTFSFPLKQQGLKKGVLERWTKGFSCDGVVGQEVVGMLETAINKAGLQNVQTTALINDTTGALINCASIKHDCKIALIVGTGTNACYVERIENAECYEGDKTGVTHVIINCESGAFGDDGCLEFMRNEYDETVDANSINPKLQLFEKMISGMYLGELVRLTAKKAIEKGILFDGKSSDKFDERNSFETKFVSDIESETRGTFTECHAILASLGLGNATDQDCANLRYICEVVTARAAHIVSVNLATLINKIVRESDKGLSETVTVGIDGSVYRFHPKFHDLMMKKMSQLVTPGVKFDIMLSHDGSGRGAALIAAVASKLKQNVSN comes from the exons ATACGAGAACATTGTCAAGTATGGATAATGTCagatgaacaaaataaaaaacaaggcgaattatttttagataacatAAAACGTGGTTTAGGAAAAGATACACATGCAAAAGCaatcacaaaatgttttgtcACTTACGTAACAGATTTACCAGATGGCAcag aacAAGGAAAAATTCTAGCATTGGATTTAGGTGGTACGAATTTCCGAGttttaatgattgaattaaaaggTAAAGGTCAACCTGATATGACATCTGAAATTTATGCTATACCACAAGAAATAATGACTGGACCCGGGGTTAAT TTATTCGATCATATTGCAACTTGTTTAggcgattttatcaaaaatcacaaattagAAGACCAAGTATTACCTTTAGGATTTACATTCAGTTTTCCATTAAAGCAACAGGGCTTAAAGAAAGGTGTTTTAGAACGTTGGACAAAAGGTTTCAGTTGTGATGGTGTTGTTGGTCAGGAAGTCGTAGGAATGTTAGAAACTGCTATTAATAAAGCT GGATTACAAAATGTACAAACAACTGCATTAATAAATGATACAACAGGCGCATTAATTAATTGTGCCAGTATAAAACATGACTGTAAAATAGCTTTAATAGTTG GAACTGGTACAAATGCTTGTTACGTAGAAAGAATTGAAAATGCAGAATGTTATGAAGGTGATAAAACTGGGGTAACTCATGTAATTATCAATTGTGAATCGGGTGCATTTGGTGACGATGGATGCTTAGAATTTATGCGAAATGAATATGATGAGACTGTTGATGCCAATTCAATAAatccaaaattgcaattatttgaaaagatGATATCTGGAATGTATTTGGGTGAATTAGTACGGCTAACAGCAAAAAAAGCTATTGAAAAGGGAATACTCTTTGATGGTAAATCATCTGATAAATTTGATGAACGCAATTCATTTGAAACTAAATTTGTATCAGACATTGAGAGTGAAACCAGAGGCACTTTTACCGAATGTCATGCAATCTTAGCATCATTAGGATTAGGAAATGCTACAGATCAA GACTGTGCAAATTTGCGATATATTTGTGAAGTTGTAACAGCTAGAGCTGCACATATAGTCTCAGTAAACTTAGCaacattaatcaataaaatcgtACGTGAAAGTGATAAAGGTTTAAGTGAAACGGTTACAGTTGGTATTGATGGTTCTGTATACCGATTTCATCCCAAGTTTCATGATCTTATGATGAAGAAAATGTCTCAATTAGTTACACCTGGTGTTAAA TTTGACATAATGTTATCACATGACGGAAGTGGACGGGGTGCTGCTCTAATAGCTGCTGTAGCGtcaaaacttaaacaaaacGTATCGaattaa
- the LOC123301681 gene encoding hexokinase type 2-like isoform X8, which produces MRPKTNVLLSSYNQNGNLTNGVTSTASPSPPAVYSNIAENNNIVDVTKEIREHCQVWIMSDEQNKKQGELFLDNIKRGLGKDTHAKAITKCFVTYVTDLPDGTEQGKILALDLGGTNFRVLMIELKGKGQPDMTSEIYAIPQEIMTGPGVNLFDHIATCLGDFIKNHKLEDQVLPLGFTFSFPLKQQGLKKGVLERWTKGFSCDGVVGQEVVGMLETAINKAGLKIDCCAILNDTTGTLMSCAFKNPDCKVGLIVGTGTNACYVERIENAECYEGDKTGVTHVIINCESGAFGDDGCLEFMRNEYDETVDANSINPKLQLFEKMISGMYLGELVRLTAKKAIEKGILFDGKSSDKFDERNSFETKFVSDIESETRGTFTECHAILASLGLGNATDQDCANLRYICEVVTARAAHIVSVNLATLINKIVRESDKGLSETVTVGIDGSVYRFHPKFHDLMMKKMSQLVTPGVKFGITLSEDGSGIGAAIIAASAAAKKRIGN; this is translated from the exons ATACGAGAACATTGTCAAGTATGGATAATGTCagatgaacaaaataaaaaacaaggcgaattatttttagataacatAAAACGTGGTTTAGGAAAAGATACACATGCAAAAGCaatcacaaaatgttttgtcACTTACGTAACAGATTTACCAGATGGCAcag aacAAGGAAAAATTCTAGCATTGGATTTAGGTGGTACGAATTTCCGAGttttaatgattgaattaaaaggTAAAGGTCAACCTGATATGACATCTGAAATTTATGCTATACCACAAGAAATAATGACTGGACCCGGGGTTAAT TTATTCGATCATATTGCAACTTGTTTAggcgattttatcaaaaatcacaaattagAAGACCAAGTATTACCTTTAGGATTTACATTCAGTTTTCCATTAAAGCAACAGGGCTTAAAGAAAGGTGTTTTAGAACGTTGGACAAAAGGTTTCAGTTGTGATGGTGTTGTTGGTCAGGAAGTCGTAGGAATGTTAGAAACTGCTATTAATAAAGCT ggtTTAAAAATAGATTGTTGTGCTATTTTAAATGACACAACTGGAACACTCATGTCCTGTGCATTCAAAAATCCAGACTGTAAAGTTGGTTTAATTGTTG GAACTGGTACAAATGCTTGTTACGTAGAAAGAATTGAAAATGCAGAATGTTATGAAGGTGATAAAACTGGGGTAACTCATGTAATTATCAATTGTGAATCGGGTGCATTTGGTGACGATGGATGCTTAGAATTTATGCGAAATGAATATGATGAGACTGTTGATGCCAATTCAATAAatccaaaattgcaattatttgaaaagatGATATCTGGAATGTATTTGGGTGAATTAGTACGGCTAACAGCAAAAAAAGCTATTGAAAAGGGAATACTCTTTGATGGTAAATCATCTGATAAATTTGATGAACGCAATTCATTTGAAACTAAATTTGTATCAGACATTGAGAGTGAAACCAGAGGCACTTTTACCGAATGTCATGCAATCTTAGCATCATTAGGATTAGGAAATGCTACAGATCAA GACTGTGCAAATTTGCGATATATTTGTGAAGTTGTAACAGCTAGAGCTGCACATATAGTCTCAGTAAACTTAGCaacattaatcaataaaatcgtACGTGAAAGTGATAAAGGTTTAAGTGAAACGGTTACAGTTGGTATTGATGGTTCTGTATACCGATTTCATCCCAAGTTTCATGATCTTATGATGAAGAAAATGTCTCAATTAGTTACACCTGGTGTTAAA tttGGTATTACATTGTCGGAAGATGGTAGTGGAATTGGAGCAGCCATTATTGCAGCTTCTGCTGCAGCAAAGAAAAGAATAGGAAATTGA
- the LOC123301681 gene encoding hexokinase type 2-like isoform X2 yields MRPKTNVLLSSYNQNGNLTNGVTSTASPSPPAVYSNIAENNNIVDVTKEIREHCQVWIMSDEQNKKQGELFLDNIKRGLGKDTHAKAITKCFVTYVTDLPDGTEQGKILALDLGGTNFRVLMIELKGKGQPDMTSEIYAIPQEIMTGPGVNLFDHIATCLGDFIKNHKLEDQVLPLGFTFSFPLKQQGLKKGVLERWTKGFSCDGVVGQEVVGMLETAINKAGLKIDCCAILNDTTGTLMSCAFKNPDCKVGLIVGTGTNACYVERIENAECYEGDKTGVTHVIINCESGAFGDDGCLEFMRNEYDETVDANSINPKLQLFEKMISGMYLGELVRLTAKKAIEKGILFDGKSSDKFDERNSFETKFVSDIESETRGTFTECHAILASLGLGNATDQDCANLRYICEVVTARAAHIVSVNLATLINKIVRESDKGLSETVTVGIDGSVYRFHPKFHDLMMKKMSQLVTPGVKFDIMLSHDGSGRGAALIAAVASKLKQNVSN; encoded by the exons ATACGAGAACATTGTCAAGTATGGATAATGTCagatgaacaaaataaaaaacaaggcgaattatttttagataacatAAAACGTGGTTTAGGAAAAGATACACATGCAAAAGCaatcacaaaatgttttgtcACTTACGTAACAGATTTACCAGATGGCAcag aacAAGGAAAAATTCTAGCATTGGATTTAGGTGGTACGAATTTCCGAGttttaatgattgaattaaaaggTAAAGGTCAACCTGATATGACATCTGAAATTTATGCTATACCACAAGAAATAATGACTGGACCCGGGGTTAAT TTATTCGATCATATTGCAACTTGTTTAggcgattttatcaaaaatcacaaattagAAGACCAAGTATTACCTTTAGGATTTACATTCAGTTTTCCATTAAAGCAACAGGGCTTAAAGAAAGGTGTTTTAGAACGTTGGACAAAAGGTTTCAGTTGTGATGGTGTTGTTGGTCAGGAAGTCGTAGGAATGTTAGAAACTGCTATTAATAAAGCT ggtTTAAAAATAGATTGTTGTGCTATTTTAAATGACACAACTGGAACACTCATGTCCTGTGCATTCAAAAATCCAGACTGTAAAGTTGGTTTAATTGTTG GAACTGGTACAAATGCTTGTTACGTAGAAAGAATTGAAAATGCAGAATGTTATGAAGGTGATAAAACTGGGGTAACTCATGTAATTATCAATTGTGAATCGGGTGCATTTGGTGACGATGGATGCTTAGAATTTATGCGAAATGAATATGATGAGACTGTTGATGCCAATTCAATAAatccaaaattgcaattatttgaaaagatGATATCTGGAATGTATTTGGGTGAATTAGTACGGCTAACAGCAAAAAAAGCTATTGAAAAGGGAATACTCTTTGATGGTAAATCATCTGATAAATTTGATGAACGCAATTCATTTGAAACTAAATTTGTATCAGACATTGAGAGTGAAACCAGAGGCACTTTTACCGAATGTCATGCAATCTTAGCATCATTAGGATTAGGAAATGCTACAGATCAA GACTGTGCAAATTTGCGATATATTTGTGAAGTTGTAACAGCTAGAGCTGCACATATAGTCTCAGTAAACTTAGCaacattaatcaataaaatcgtACGTGAAAGTGATAAAGGTTTAAGTGAAACGGTTACAGTTGGTATTGATGGTTCTGTATACCGATTTCATCCCAAGTTTCATGATCTTATGATGAAGAAAATGTCTCAATTAGTTACACCTGGTGTTAAA TTTGACATAATGTTATCACATGACGGAAGTGGACGGGGTGCTGCTCTAATAGCTGCTGTAGCGtcaaaacttaaacaaaacGTATCGaattaa
- the LOC123301681 gene encoding hexokinase type 2-like isoform X5: MASCPPACTPDDSGITPEIREHCQVWIMSDEQNKKQGELFLDNIKRGLGKDTHAKAITKCFVTYVTDLPDGTEQGKILALDLGGTNFRVLMIELKGKGQPDMTSEIYAIPQEIMTGPGVNLFDHIATCLGDFIKNHKLEDQVLPLGFTFSFPLKQQGLKKGVLERWTKGFSCDGVVGQEVVGMLETAINKAGLQNVQTTALINDTTGALINCASIKHDCKIALIVGTGTNACYVERIENAECYEGDKTGVTHVIINCESGAFGDDGCLEFMRNEYDETVDANSINPKLQLFEKMISGMYLGELVRLTAKKAIEKGILFDGKSSDKFDERNSFETKFVSDIESETRGTFTECHAILASLGLGNATDQDCANLRYICEVVTARAAHIVSVNLATLINKIVRESDKGLSETVTVGIDGSVYRFHPKFHDLMMKKMSQLVTPGVKFDIMLSHDGSGRGAALIAAVASKLKQNVSN, translated from the exons ATACGAGAACATTGTCAAGTATGGATAATGTCagatgaacaaaataaaaaacaaggcgaattatttttagataacatAAAACGTGGTTTAGGAAAAGATACACATGCAAAAGCaatcacaaaatgttttgtcACTTACGTAACAGATTTACCAGATGGCAcag aacAAGGAAAAATTCTAGCATTGGATTTAGGTGGTACGAATTTCCGAGttttaatgattgaattaaaaggTAAAGGTCAACCTGATATGACATCTGAAATTTATGCTATACCACAAGAAATAATGACTGGACCCGGGGTTAAT TTATTCGATCATATTGCAACTTGTTTAggcgattttatcaaaaatcacaaattagAAGACCAAGTATTACCTTTAGGATTTACATTCAGTTTTCCATTAAAGCAACAGGGCTTAAAGAAAGGTGTTTTAGAACGTTGGACAAAAGGTTTCAGTTGTGATGGTGTTGTTGGTCAGGAAGTCGTAGGAATGTTAGAAACTGCTATTAATAAAGCT GGATTACAAAATGTACAAACAACTGCATTAATAAATGATACAACAGGCGCATTAATTAATTGTGCCAGTATAAAACATGACTGTAAAATAGCTTTAATAGTTG GAACTGGTACAAATGCTTGTTACGTAGAAAGAATTGAAAATGCAGAATGTTATGAAGGTGATAAAACTGGGGTAACTCATGTAATTATCAATTGTGAATCGGGTGCATTTGGTGACGATGGATGCTTAGAATTTATGCGAAATGAATATGATGAGACTGTTGATGCCAATTCAATAAatccaaaattgcaattatttgaaaagatGATATCTGGAATGTATTTGGGTGAATTAGTACGGCTAACAGCAAAAAAAGCTATTGAAAAGGGAATACTCTTTGATGGTAAATCATCTGATAAATTTGATGAACGCAATTCATTTGAAACTAAATTTGTATCAGACATTGAGAGTGAAACCAGAGGCACTTTTACCGAATGTCATGCAATCTTAGCATCATTAGGATTAGGAAATGCTACAGATCAA GACTGTGCAAATTTGCGATATATTTGTGAAGTTGTAACAGCTAGAGCTGCACATATAGTCTCAGTAAACTTAGCaacattaatcaataaaatcgtACGTGAAAGTGATAAAGGTTTAAGTGAAACGGTTACAGTTGGTATTGATGGTTCTGTATACCGATTTCATCCCAAGTTTCATGATCTTATGATGAAGAAAATGTCTCAATTAGTTACACCTGGTGTTAAA TTTGACATAATGTTATCACATGACGGAAGTGGACGGGGTGCTGCTCTAATAGCTGCTGTAGCGtcaaaacttaaacaaaacGTATCGaattaa
- the LOC123301681 gene encoding hexokinase type 2-like isoform X4 produces MNLYQFILRLLQKFKDTNCLTYNDPTPEIREHCQVWIMSDEQNKKQGELFLDNIKRGLGKDTHAKAITKCFVTYVTDLPDGTEQGKILALDLGGTNFRVLMIELKGKGQPDMTSEIYAIPQEIMTGPGVNLFDHIATCLGDFIKNHKLEDQVLPLGFTFSFPLKQQGLKKGVLERWTKGFSCDGVVGQEVVGMLETAINKAGLQNVQTTALINDTTGALINCASIKHDCKIALIVGTGTNACYVERIENAECYEGDKTGVTHVIINCESGAFGDDGCLEFMRNEYDETVDANSINPKLQLFEKMISGMYLGELVRLTAKKAIEKGILFDGKSSDKFDERNSFETKFVSDIESETRGTFTECHAILASLGLGNATDQDCANLRYICEVVTARAAHIVSVNLATLINKIVRESDKGLSETVTVGIDGSVYRFHPKFHDLMMKKMSQLVTPGVKFDIMLSHDGSGRGAALIAAVASKLKQNVSN; encoded by the exons atgaatttatatcaatttattttaagattattacaaaaatttaaggaTACTAATTGTTTAACATATAATGATCCAACGCCAGag ATACGAGAACATTGTCAAGTATGGATAATGTCagatgaacaaaataaaaaacaaggcgaattatttttagataacatAAAACGTGGTTTAGGAAAAGATACACATGCAAAAGCaatcacaaaatgttttgtcACTTACGTAACAGATTTACCAGATGGCAcag aacAAGGAAAAATTCTAGCATTGGATTTAGGTGGTACGAATTTCCGAGttttaatgattgaattaaaaggTAAAGGTCAACCTGATATGACATCTGAAATTTATGCTATACCACAAGAAATAATGACTGGACCCGGGGTTAAT TTATTCGATCATATTGCAACTTGTTTAggcgattttatcaaaaatcacaaattagAAGACCAAGTATTACCTTTAGGATTTACATTCAGTTTTCCATTAAAGCAACAGGGCTTAAAGAAAGGTGTTTTAGAACGTTGGACAAAAGGTTTCAGTTGTGATGGTGTTGTTGGTCAGGAAGTCGTAGGAATGTTAGAAACTGCTATTAATAAAGCT GGATTACAAAATGTACAAACAACTGCATTAATAAATGATACAACAGGCGCATTAATTAATTGTGCCAGTATAAAACATGACTGTAAAATAGCTTTAATAGTTG GAACTGGTACAAATGCTTGTTACGTAGAAAGAATTGAAAATGCAGAATGTTATGAAGGTGATAAAACTGGGGTAACTCATGTAATTATCAATTGTGAATCGGGTGCATTTGGTGACGATGGATGCTTAGAATTTATGCGAAATGAATATGATGAGACTGTTGATGCCAATTCAATAAatccaaaattgcaattatttgaaaagatGATATCTGGAATGTATTTGGGTGAATTAGTACGGCTAACAGCAAAAAAAGCTATTGAAAAGGGAATACTCTTTGATGGTAAATCATCTGATAAATTTGATGAACGCAATTCATTTGAAACTAAATTTGTATCAGACATTGAGAGTGAAACCAGAGGCACTTTTACCGAATGTCATGCAATCTTAGCATCATTAGGATTAGGAAATGCTACAGATCAA GACTGTGCAAATTTGCGATATATTTGTGAAGTTGTAACAGCTAGAGCTGCACATATAGTCTCAGTAAACTTAGCaacattaatcaataaaatcgtACGTGAAAGTGATAAAGGTTTAAGTGAAACGGTTACAGTTGGTATTGATGGTTCTGTATACCGATTTCATCCCAAGTTTCATGATCTTATGATGAAGAAAATGTCTCAATTAGTTACACCTGGTGTTAAA TTTGACATAATGTTATCACATGACGGAAGTGGACGGGGTGCTGCTCTAATAGCTGCTGTAGCGtcaaaacttaaacaaaacGTATCGaattaa